A window of Calditrichota bacterium genomic DNA:
CCACTGCCAACATGTTCACCACTATCGCCGTGCCACCATAGCTGATGAACGGCAACGGCAAACCACTGGTCGGCGTCATGCCGGTCACCACCAGCATGTTTACCACCGCGTAGAGGGCGATGCTGGCCGTCAAACCCATGGCGATCAAGCGGGCCTCGGCAGAACGAGCGCGCACGGCGATACGTATGCCGCGCCAGAGCACCACCGCAAATAGCCCCACCACTGCCAGCGCCCCGACCAGACCGAACTCCTCACCGATGATCGCAAATACAAAGTCGCTAAAGGCCATGGGCAAAAAGCTGTACTTCAGCGCCCCGCGGCCGGGTCGAAACCGCAACAATCCGCCGTCTGCCAGACCGGCAAG
This region includes:
- a CDS encoding FtsW/RodA/SpoVE family cell cycle protein, translating into LAGLADGGLLRFRPGRGALKYSFLPMAFSDFVFAIIGEEFGLVGALAVVGLFAVVLWRGIRIAVRARSAEARLIAMGLTASIALYAVVNMLVVTGMTPTSGLPLPFISYGGTAIVVNMLAVAVLLAISRESIEGAEGYLSAAGYRERLRRRGLPLRRPSTSVRVRPWTR